The following coding sequences lie in one Kryptolebias marmoratus isolate JLee-2015 linkage group LG5, ASM164957v2, whole genome shotgun sequence genomic window:
- the LOC108241765 gene encoding E3 ubiquitin-protein ligase RNF19A-like, with the protein MSSLHQQHHGSTGSERDLHSAASSVSLPSVRKNPKRRRLSLHSLFGRRCRPDRDSKRKSRALQPGAGADSVVSVETVQPETSHDRTFSQPPPDVASTSSGPGPGPGSSSELLECPLCLLRHTRDHFPDIMTCHHRSCADCLRQYLRIEISESRVNISCPECSERFNPHDIQMILGDRALMEKYEEFMLRRWLVSEPDCRWCPAPDCGYAVIAFGCASCPKITCGRDGCGTEFCYHCKQLWHPNQTCDTARQQRAQSLRLRGFRSSSLSYSQESGAAGDDIKPCPRCSAYIIKMNDGSCNHMTCAVCGCEFCWLCMKEISDLHYLSPSGCTFWGKKPWSRKKKILWQLGTLVGAPVGIALIAGIAIPAMLIGIPVYVGRRIHNRYEGKDISKHKRNLVIAGGVTLSVVVSPVVAAVTVGIGVPIMLAYVYGVVPISLCRSGGCGVSAGNGKGVRIEFDDENDNVGTGAAATDTTSVAETRLNNPSLGDGASVGGLTGLSLSVSGSHMERCGVSSNQRDNMSDNASTTALAGTSITGSLSGSCYNRMEVQADVQKERCSLSGESATVSLGTISDNASTKAMSGSILNAYMTLDRDNSLEAPGDLESKQEKVRHGSASSSLDEASCSSTSGVRGASGGACLCSCPSSCCCVQNIGRCSPSSKNHSTTAGRKCKSKLLKRANSSSSGKEGRKLNETQGDVDAQLLEQRSTNSSELDSPSLSGSLPSVADSHCSHLSSELSCSDPEPSKPALPPCPTQVEPPAHNSAVTPLPEVEHDRLEHLPPHSAYSHRLLSSSPPASPRERSGGMFLYISEESVVADAEPEEAIRTSAAQPVSPARKRCIQTDI; encoded by the exons ATGAGCAGCCTGCATCAGCAGCATCATGGCAGCACGGGCTCGGAGCGAGACCTTCACTCCGCCGCCTCCTCTGTTAGCCTCCCCTCGGTTAGAAAGAATCCCAAAAGGCGGCGTCTGTCCCTCCACTCACTCTTTGGACGGCGATGCAGACCCGACCGTGACTCCAAACGCAAGTCGAGGGCTCTGCAGCCAGGGGCCGGAGCGGACAGCGTCGTCAGTGTTGAAACCGTGCAGCCCGAGACTAGCCACGACAGAACCTTCAGCCAGCCGCCACCAGATGTTGCGTCGACGTCGTCGGGGCCGGGTCCGGGTCCGGGGTCATCGTCCGAGCTCCTGGAGTGCCCCCTGTGCCTGCTGCGCCACACGCGGGACCACTTCCCGGACATCATGACCTGCCACCACCGCTCCTGCGCGGACTGCCTGCGTCAGTATCTGCGCATCGAAATCTCAGAGTCGCGCGTCAACATCAGCTGTCCCGAGTGCTCGGAGCGCTTCAATCCCCACGACATCCAGATGATCCTGGGAGACCGGGCCCTCATGGAGAAGTATGAGGAGTTCATGCTGAGGAGGTGGCTGGTGTCCGAACCTGACTGCCGCTGGTGCCCCGCCCCCGACTGCGG TTATGCAGTCATTGCGTTCGGCTGCGCCAGCTGCCCAAAGATCACCTGCGGGCGCGACGGCTGCGGGACGGAGTTCTGCTACCACTGCAAGCAGCTGTGGCACCCCAACCAGACATGCGACACGGCGCGGCAGCAGAGGGCCCAGAGCCTCCGGCTGAGGGGTTTCAGGTCGTCCTCCCTCAGCTACAGCCAAGAGAGTGGAGCAGCAG GTGACGACATCAAGCCTTGCCCTCGCTGCTCTGCGTACATCATCAAGATGAACGATGGAAGCTGTAATCACATGACCTGCGCCGTCTGCGGCTGTGAGTTTTGTTGGCTCTGCATGAAGGAAATCTCCGACCTGCACTACTTAAG TCCATCGGGGTGCACCTTCTGGGGGAAGAAGCCTTggagcaggaagaagaagattCTCTGGCAGCTCGGCACACTGGTGGGGGCGCCTGTGGGCATCGCCCTCATTGCCGGCATCGCCATCCCAGCGATGCTCATCGGCATCCCGGTCTACGTGGGCAGAAGG ATTCACAATCGCTACGAAGGCAAGGACATCTCCAAGCACAAGAGGAACTTGGTGATAGCTGGCGGTGTGACGCTGTCAGTGGTTGTGTCTCCTGTTGTTGCTGCGGTCACTGTTG GTATTGGCGTTCCCATCATGCTTGCTTACGTGTACGGCGTCGTCCCAATCTCTTTGTGCCGGAGCGGAGGTTGTGGAGTGTCTGCTGGCAACGGCAAAGGGGTGCGAATCGAGTTTGATGATGAAAATGACAACGTAGGCACCGGAGCAGCAGCCACAG ACACCACCTCGGTGGCGGAGACTCGGCTCAACAACCCGAGTCTCGGGGACGGAGCGAGCGTCGGCGGTTTGACGGGCCTGAGTCTCAGCGTCAGCGGGAGCCACATGGAGCGCTGCGGCGTGAGCTCCAATCAGCGGGACAACATGAGCGACAATGCCAGCACCACAGCCCTCGCCGGGACCAGCATCACCGGCAGCCTGTCCGGAAGCTGCTACAACCG GATGGAGGTGCAGGCCGATGTCCAGAAGGAGCGCTGCAGTCTGAGTGGCGAGTCGGCCACCGTCAGTCTGGGGACGATCAGCGACAACGCCAGCACAAAGGCCATGTCGGGATCCATCCTCAACGCCTACATGACTTTGGACAG AGACAACAGCCTGGAGGCGCCGGGAGACTTGGAGTCCAAACAGGAAAAGGTGAGACATGGCAGCGCCAGCAGCAGCCTGGATGaagccagctgcagcagcacctcCGGCGTCAGAGGAGCCAGCGGCGGCGCGTGTCTGTGCTCGTGtccctccagctgctgctgtgttcaGAACATCGGCCGCTGCTCGCCGTCGTCCAAGAACCATTCAACCACCGCGGGCAGGAAGTGCAAAAGTAAGCTTCTGAAAAGAGCAAATAGTAGCAGCAGCGGCAAAGAAGGACGAAAACTTAATGAAACCCAGGGAGACGTTGACGCTCAGCTCCTGGAGCAGCGCAGCACCAACTCCTCCGAGCTGGATTCGCCCTCCCTGAGCGGCAGCCTCCCCTCTGTGGCCGACTCCCACTGTAGCCACCTCTCATCCGAGCTCAGCTGCTCGGACCCTGAGCCCTCCAAGCCGGCTCTCCCGCCCTGCCCCACGCAGGTGGAGCCCCCCGCCCATAACTCCGCCGTCACGCCCTTACCCGAGGTGGAGCACGACCGCCTGGAGCATCTGCCGCCCCACTCGGCCTACAGCCACCGCCTGCTGTCATCGTCCCCGCCCGCCTCGCCCAGAGAGAGGAGCGGCGGGATGTTCCTGTACATCAGCGAGGAGAGCGTTGTTGCAGACGCGGAGCCAGAGGAGGCCATCAGAACCTCCGCTGCGCAGCCTGTGAGCCCGGCGAGGAAGCGATGTATCCAGACGGACATCTGA
- the spag1a gene encoding sperm-associated antigen 1A isoform X2: MGNAQEKPPGGGGGGGGGVAGSARSTAAGTGTRTGAGGSREDLQGHGAPGQKVANGSAADTSYLDAPAGALPPHLARLKNEGNHLFKHGQFGDALQKYGQAIDGCAEEGVDSPEDLCILYSNRAACYLKDGNSTDCIQDCSKALELQPFSLKPLLRRAMAYESLERYRKAYVDYKTVLQIDTGVQAAHDSVHRITKLLIEQDGPEWRDKLPGIPVVPLSIQQQHRQKPVSVELAQARAARAAHEEARRKEAHFTLLKQEGNSLVRKGLSQEALEKYSECLRIKPDECSVYTNRAICLLKLNRFEEAKQDCDSALQLDPSNKKAFYRRALAFKGLKDYLSASSDLQEVLQLDPKVREAEQELEVVTGLLRQSLMDNSAHTPRA; the protein is encoded by the exons GGAGGCAGCAGGGAGGACCTCCAGGGTCACGGAGCGCCGGGACAGAAGGTGGCCAACGGCTCCGCGGCGGACACGAGTTACCTGGATGCTCCGGCCGGAGCTCTGCCTCCTCACCTGGCCCGGCTGAAGAACGAGGGGAACCACCTCTTCAAACACGGCCAGTTCGGAGACGCCCTGCAGAAGTACGGCCAGGCTATAGATGGATGTGCTGAGGAAG GCGTCGATAGTCCAGAGGACCTGTGTATTCTCTACTCCAACAGAGCCGCCTGTTACCTGAAGGATGGGAACAGCACCGACTGCATTCAGGACTGCAGCAA GGCTTTAGAGCTGCAGCCCTTCTCCCTGAAGCCCCTGCTGCGCAGAGCTATGGCCTATGAGTCACTGGAGCGCTACAGGAAGGCCTACGTGGATTACAAAACGGTGCTGCAGATCGACACCGGTGTACAGGCGGCTCACGACAGCGTCCACAG GATCACAAAGTTGCTGATCGAGCAGGACGGGCCTGAATGGAGAGACAAGCTGCCGGGGATTCCCGTCGTCCCTCTGTCCATCCAACAGCAGCACAGGCAGAAGCCCGTCAGCGTGGAGCTGGCACAGGCGCGAGCCGCCAGGGCTGCACACGAGGAAG CCAGAAGAAAAGAGGCCCACTTTACTTTACTCAAACAGGAAGGCAACAGTCTGGTCAGAAAGGGCCTCTCCCAGGAAGCTCTGGAGAAGTACAGCGAATGTCTGAGAATAAAACCCGACGAATGTTCTGTTTACACGAACAG AGCCATTTGTCTCCTGAAGCTGAATCGTTTTGAAGAGGCCAAACAGGACTGTGACTCCGCTCTGCAGCTGGATCCATCCAACAAGAAAGCCTTCTACAGGCGGGCCTTGGCTTTTAAGGGTTTAAAG GATTACCTGTCAGCCAGCAGTGACCTCCAGGAGGTCCTCCAGCTGGACCCCAAGGTTCGGGAGGCcgagcaggagctggaggtggtGACGGGTCTGCTGAGGCAAAGCCTGATGGACAACTCTGCACACACACCGAGG GCGTGA
- the spag1a gene encoding sperm-associated antigen 1A isoform X1, whose protein sequence is MGNAQEKPPGGGGGGGGGVAGSARSTAAGTGTRTGAGGSREDLQGHGAPGQKVANGSAADTSYLDAPAGALPPHLARLKNEGNHLFKHGQFGDALQKYGQAIDGCAEEGVDSPEDLCILYSNRAACYLKDGNSTDCIQDCSKALELQPFSLKPLLRRAMAYESLERYRKAYVDYKTVLQIDTGVQAAHDSVHRITKLLIEQDGPEWRDKLPGIPVVPLSIQQQHRQKPVSVELAQARAARAAHEEARRKEAHFTLLKQEGNSLVRKGLSQEALEKYSECLRIKPDECSVYTNRAICLLKLNRFEEAKQDCDSALQLDPSNKKAFYRRALAFKGLKDYLSASSDLQEVLQLDPKVREAEQELEVVTGLLRQSLMDNSAHTPRVGAQSSSDTHSSGLNGCSTEKKLTSDQLFQA, encoded by the exons GGAGGCAGCAGGGAGGACCTCCAGGGTCACGGAGCGCCGGGACAGAAGGTGGCCAACGGCTCCGCGGCGGACACGAGTTACCTGGATGCTCCGGCCGGAGCTCTGCCTCCTCACCTGGCCCGGCTGAAGAACGAGGGGAACCACCTCTTCAAACACGGCCAGTTCGGAGACGCCCTGCAGAAGTACGGCCAGGCTATAGATGGATGTGCTGAGGAAG GCGTCGATAGTCCAGAGGACCTGTGTATTCTCTACTCCAACAGAGCCGCCTGTTACCTGAAGGATGGGAACAGCACCGACTGCATTCAGGACTGCAGCAA GGCTTTAGAGCTGCAGCCCTTCTCCCTGAAGCCCCTGCTGCGCAGAGCTATGGCCTATGAGTCACTGGAGCGCTACAGGAAGGCCTACGTGGATTACAAAACGGTGCTGCAGATCGACACCGGTGTACAGGCGGCTCACGACAGCGTCCACAG GATCACAAAGTTGCTGATCGAGCAGGACGGGCCTGAATGGAGAGACAAGCTGCCGGGGATTCCCGTCGTCCCTCTGTCCATCCAACAGCAGCACAGGCAGAAGCCCGTCAGCGTGGAGCTGGCACAGGCGCGAGCCGCCAGGGCTGCACACGAGGAAG CCAGAAGAAAAGAGGCCCACTTTACTTTACTCAAACAGGAAGGCAACAGTCTGGTCAGAAAGGGCCTCTCCCAGGAAGCTCTGGAGAAGTACAGCGAATGTCTGAGAATAAAACCCGACGAATGTTCTGTTTACACGAACAG AGCCATTTGTCTCCTGAAGCTGAATCGTTTTGAAGAGGCCAAACAGGACTGTGACTCCGCTCTGCAGCTGGATCCATCCAACAAGAAAGCCTTCTACAGGCGGGCCTTGGCTTTTAAGGGTTTAAAG GATTACCTGTCAGCCAGCAGTGACCTCCAGGAGGTCCTCCAGCTGGACCCCAAGGTTCGGGAGGCcgagcaggagctggaggtggtGACGGGTCTGCTGAGGCAAAGCCTGATGGACAACTCTGCACACACACCGAGGGTAGGAGCCCAGTCTTCATCTGACACACACAGCTCTGGTCTGAATGGCTGCAGTACGGAAAAGAAGCTAACTTCTGATCAACTCTTCCAGGCGTGA